One Gossypium hirsutum isolate 1008001.06 chromosome A08, Gossypium_hirsutum_v2.1, whole genome shotgun sequence genomic window, TTACCTCTCTATAACATCTATAACAATATGTCATTATAAGTGTAAAACAATTACCTCCCTGTAACAGACAAAACTTGAGCAGACAAATGAAGTTGTTATAGAGATGATTCACAGTATAAGAAAACTAATAAAACAGTAAAAGTACTATGGATGCCCCTGTACTAGTAGTTAAATTGCATTTTGCTCTTTTATTAAAAGATAGACAAATTAATCACTGTGTCATATTTAAATGTTACAGAatgggttttattttttaaattcaatttgagTAGATACTAAATATAAGTAAGTGGAGAATAGAAAGAAAGGATAAATGAGGGGAACAAATAATTACAGGGAGTACTCTTCGTCTTTCTAGCATTCGACACAAGAAAAGGAATTTCATACACCCTTTTCTTGTGTCGAAATAATAACAATTCTAAGACCATCAAAGATTTCTATTCTTAGTTTCGATTTTTCCAGattttttcaaaaactttttattttttttgatttacTAATAACAGaataaataataaggataatataataagtataaaataaGTCGAAATAAGTATAATATACTACGTAATGGACAATCCAAAAAAAGAGAAGGaatctttactttttttttataaaatagaatcaaggtgataaacttataaaataatttcaaattttgatgaaataccaaaataaatagattaaggcTAGACTAATCTAGAAAAGGTTTTATTGATATTTGATTTGACAGAAAAAAGAAGGaggaaatattaaatatatattatattatgtcatCCAATTGAGtgatttctttttatattttaacattGAAAGTATGGATAGATATTAGGAATCAATTAAttgaaattaagataaaaaacaaattaaatttttttattaaaaattccagATATTTATGTTGTTAAGAATTAATTTAGCTGatagaataaataaacaaaaacacgTGTTgatataaaaatagataaaaattttaatagaggactgaatttttttttttgataaatgtaAGAGATTAATTTACCCcatttttaatagaataattttggGTACTATAAAGTAATTTCGGGCGATAACCAGAGCAATATCCCCGTCAATCCACGCACCTACGCCAAGATGTTGAAACAATGTCGCTCTTTGCTCTCCAGGTTCAATTTTTTAGCTTacattcaaaaaccctaattaTATTGTTTTACTTAAAGATTTATGGTGCTTGAGAATGAAGAGTCGAAGTGTTTATTCTACTATATTACATTGTACCCttcactcaattttttttttactttctaaaACCTCAACTAAGCCCTAACTTCGTCTTCTTCCTCTAAACCCCCCAAAAAATATCTTCATATTTCGGAGTTAGAGGTTCTGTTTTTTTGggtaaatattaattttcatggaTTTCATCACGTTCAGAGCAAAGGGTTTTCATTGTTCTGCAAAAATGACTTAGTATTTCTTTACTTTACAAATAAATATACGGCCATTGAACCCTTTCTAGTTGAGTTAGTTTTTAATGATGTTTTCACTGCAAACAGGTCACTGCAATCTGCGAAATGGGGTGATGGCTTTGAATCCCGAGCTGCCTATTCAACTTCTCTACAGGATTTCGCTGCTACAGGTATCGAATTGTCCCTCTCTTTTGcatttttttcacaaatattGATTAACCATAACTCgtgtttgttattattatttttcatatatatgcaGGAAATGCCAATGGTCGTGTGTTTGCTCCTTATACGATATACAAGGGGAAAGCTTCACTCTCTATTTCTCCTGTTCTGCCAACTTTCGTTAAGATGGATGTATGCTCCCATTGCCTTTCCTAAATATTTGTAGTTATTATTTTCCTCACGTGGTTTTCATTTTAGTGAATGGTGACTTTCATTTGCCTCGTGTTTGCAGTCCGACATTGGTGGCCTTAAAGTTAATCGCCGTGGTTCCATGATGTTGACATTCTGCCCTGCTATTGGAGAGCGCAAGTACGATTGGGAACAGAGACAGGTAAGTATTTCTTATAATCCTATCTGTTTTCCTCATTGCACTTCTAATGCATTGATAGATAGAGCTCATATTTAGCATACTCCCAGCTGGATACCTTTTGTTTATGATAACACTTTCTCTTGTTGCTCTTGGCCTTTGCATAGTATGTTGCTAGGAACACTGATTTTTAACATATTGCAGAAATTTGCTTTGTCACCGACGGAGGTTGGGTCTTTGATAAGCATGGGTGCTCATGATGCCTCTGAATTCTTCCATGACCCTTCAATGAAATCAAGGTTAGTTTTTcgcacttgtttcttttatatattcattttgtTGGAAGCAATTCTAATTTCCATTAACTTTTAGTGGCACATTTGTGtgcttcaaaaattaaaaaaataataacaaatggAAAAAGCAATGCTTGCAtgcaaggtttttcttttttatatatatttaagacaAATTATTTCTGCTACAGCAATGCTGGTCAAGTAAGCAAGAAGTTATGTATTAAGGCACTTGATGGCGGTAATGGCTACCTGATTTCTTTGAGTAAGTACTCTGTTCTAATTTCTTTCTTTGTGTTCAACTTTAATGTTGCTCTCTTTCAAAGCAACTTTACCTTTTGTTGTTgctgttgttatttatttgcttgtccAAGAGCTGGACATTACTTCCAAACTATTTGCAAGAAAGAGTAGCATtactgtaaagaacaaatactTATATGAAGCAGTTTAGGAGTGTTTCATCATCACCAATGGTGCTACACATAGTTaaaagttggtattttgatgaGATCAGGTTGATCTCAGATCAACACTCAAGTAGTTGTAGTGGACAGAAATTTACTATTGGTTGCTAGAACTATGTTGCTCCGAtgcttcatttttcttgaagtactcgTGTCCAACACCCGTGTTCTCCATATTTTTGGACATCGATATGGTAATATGACCCTCCAAGATCTTTCCAAATACACGAAAAAACTTAGGTATCTGACATATGCCTCTATCTGATACTAGACCCAAGGCCCAATAACAGAGGATGGGAAGAGGTTCTTAGAATAAGGTTGGCAAATAGTTGGATGGGGACAATTGGCGTTTTAAGTGTTAAGAAATTTCCTAAAATAAAATAGCATCAAATAGTCTGGACGAAACATATGGTATCATTTGTATACTTGATAACATTGTATTACTGTGAAAGGAGAGCAAGCTATATTTTGGCTTAACTTTGAAAGAATAGTGAGTGTTGAGTTAATATTTACAAGAATAATCTTGGCAGGACAGGTCTAGGAATCAAGGGCATAACTGTGTAGGACAATACTAATCTTTATTACAGCTTTCTCTGAGATCGCTTGAAAGGATAATGGTTGATTGATAGAGATTGTGTTAGAATAGCTACACTCATGGGAACATAAAATTCTGCTATGTATGTACATACATCTAGGGGATTGGTGACCTACACATGTTTGTTGTATAGAACAGTTATGAGACTTTCTTGGACCAAATGTTCGTTATATACCTTGTTTAGTGCCTCAAATGCTATTTAGGCAACTATAGGAACTTAGCTTCGTATAATGTGTCAATTATGCAATCATTATCACCTACATATAATGTAATTTGTTTTTTGAAAAAACTTCCCCTTTAGAAGTAAAATCGATTAATGCTTGAAAAAGTAATAGATCATTTTCTCCTTAGGCATATCGGCAATGCTTTGTTTTTGAAGAATTAAGACTTTATGATGGAAGTGTAGAACAACCGTTCGTTCTTTCGTTTCATTTTCTCCCCAGTACTATGTTTCCTCAATTTTAAGCAACTATTATCCGTTTGTTATTGAGCAAGGCAATCCACAAGAAGATATGGTAACTGGTATTACATTTATTTCTTTGTCAGGGTGTTCCATGTAAGTTTTAACTTCCTCTGTAATTTCTTTGCAGCTGTTACCAACAACATTCTAAAATCAAACGAGCGCTTTAACATACCTGTTACAACAGCGGAATTCGCAGTCTTGAAGACAGCATGCAGTGTATGTTATGATGACTAACTCAACTTTATTGCTATTTCCCTGATTTAATGATCTTCAATAAATATTGTAGGTATCTGCGTGAGATCACACTAGAAATCTCTAAATTACCTTAGTAATCAGTAATTAGGGCTAGAACTCCTTTTTCAAAATTCTACAATGCTTGAAAGAAATACTTTTGATCTCACATGTACATACATGCGCACATACAAATTAGAATGTCGAATGCTTTACATAGTTTGCAGCCTATTTTTAATGTGATATTGGACTTCCACTATAGAAGAGTAATCTTGTCATTTCAAAGCTAGACATAGCATTGAAGAGCTATGGGACTTATATGGCACTTAAAATAGGTTAATATGttcttatatgataattaaatttcatGATATGTTAACATTGGTTTTAGTCAGGCTGAAATAATGTACCGGTAATGACCGTAGATTATCATAAACCTTGTTTGAGCTTTTCTTGGGCATTATTTTTAAGTGGGTTGGTTCGGGTTAAATTATTTGCTCCCTTGCTATGCGGTTGTAAAACGAAAAGAGCTTTTGCTATGTGGTTTTCCAATGTTGTCACAGTTTGCATTGCCTCACATCATGGGTTGGGATCGGTTGACGAATCAGTCACCTAAAGGCATCAAGGGGAGTCCTTCAAAGGTGAACTCAAAGCAGCATTTCGATTTGGAGTGGGATAGATGAAAGTGTAAGTATAAAACTATATAAAAGTTTTTTAGCATTGCTTTTCCTTAGTTTGCTAGTATGGACATGCTGAACTAGAGGTTCTCTTTTTGTCAGTTAAAAGCctttattatgttaatttttactTTGTGATGAGCAGTGCTATTATCTGTCATGTTTAAAGTCTGAACTAGACTTGCCATATGCATCTTCTACTATATTATATTGGCACTTGTTTTGTTTTCGGTCAAATATGCTGCCGGTCCTTGTACTTTTGTAATGTTTGATTTTTAGTCCctttacattaaaattttaaaaatttagtcttcttatttttttaattaaaaaattcttaTGTAATCGTGGACACCGTTTCATTTAGTTCATAATGATTTACCTCTGAAGTCGGTATCATTAAATGAGTATATATTGATGGTAAATTTTGATGGAAATACTAATGGTGTTTGAATTAACTAGTTTATTgcaaatgattttataaaatacataacCATTACACAGAATATTAAGCTTACAAAAGGGAGACTTATAAGCAGGGACGATGTggctaataattaaaattttggaagGTTAAAAAATGCAGCTTTCTTTCACTTGGCTAAagctaaaaaatgattaaattgaattctcTGTACTTAAAAGGgattaaaggtaaaattatatcattaatcaGGAAGACCAAGGTCTCTATTTACATCCCTGCTTATAAGTATTATATTAggtataataatatttataatttataataatgttGATTGATATACTCTGCTaaacaattatacaaaaattacaaaattgaaaacATTCCCCCTTCTCTTGCCTTTGTAAATTATGAATCATGTTCTTTTTTCTCTGGAGCACCACTGAACTTGGGGACTAGGAACTTGAACATTGGCAAGAATATAAAGTAGAGTGTGCCCAAAACAATGGGTGCTGCAACAAGCCACCCCAACAACTGCAACCACCAATCATATTTCAAATGAGGGACCAATTTTCTATATAATATATCAAGGattataattaacttaattatgaTATCTTTATGTGTAACACTCAGGTTTTCTTAAATGATTTTTAGTCATTGTATTGCTAATACCAAACATGACAATGCTCAAACATCGACACATGTTACTTTTAGTTAACCCTTAAGGAATTAAaataggatttagggtttaattGAAGGAACTTATTTGaacaattcaattaagtccaaagGCTTAAATGCAAATAAACCAAAAGTTGGTTTGCACTTAAACCTAGATTAGCTGCCCCttataaattttttgtatttcaatCTATGATATCACCAAATACCTTCAATAATTTCCTAACATTTTAGGGTTAGTCACATAacaagtttttaaatttaaattaattacaaaatatatataatcaaaattattgTGCTTGGAAGACCTCGTCAGATCAACCACAAAGACCTTATTTGGTTAGCCACTGAGATAACCATATCAAGTACTGTATGGTTACAGATAAATAGGCTATACTCAACCAACATGTGGCACTTAAAAGTCCCACTGGCTTAAGGTTGCATAAACCTTTCCCATGACTTAGTTGAGGAGATTAACTCCCAGCAGAAAAGAAAGCTAATAGAAACGAGAGAGCTCTTTTCACCCACTCCTAGAACACAGTCAACAATACTAAATGAAACAAGTTGTGATATCAGATTAAACCAAATACGGActggaattttattttttttaaattggatcATGACCCGATCTGATCCACGAACAAATGTATTAGAAGACAATGTGATGATGTTGAAAAGCATGACAGATAATAAAGTGACACATACAGGGGGAGGACAATACATAAAGTAAAAGAGAAGAAGGGGAAACTTACAGCACGGGCAATACTAAAGAGGAGTTCGGTTGAAGCTTGGCCAGTCAATACTTTGTTTAAAGCATCTGATGTTAATTCAAATGGCTCCCCACCTGTAAGCAGTTCCCCAAACCGCAAGAACGGCACCATAAGGCTGCACAacacaataaaaattaaatatttgtaacaaacatatatataagaTTACAAGATAATATAAACACGATACGAGTATAATAAAGTATATAAGATTACAAGATAATATAAACACGATATGAGTATAATAAAGTTAAGATGAAGTTAAGTATTTTGTGTCGGGGattgagataaaattataaaattttaagtcatgATTTgactttaaattatatttattttttcattttggatATTCAAACTTTTTTGTTGTGCTTTAATACTCAAACTATCATTTCAtcccattttacccctaaaatttaCCATGTATCACATTCTAATTGGCTTTTAGGAGGTGAACTAGAAAGGACATGATATTTTAGGTACTAATGTGAGGAAACGAGATAATTTATGGTCAAATCGTGACATATGccaataataaaatttcaattttttgtgttaaaatgaattaaattgaatgagagtGGTCAACAATAAAAGTTTTCCATTTAATGAAGAGGCTAAAATTCAAGCCAAACTTTTTATAGAATcactaatataaaaattaaatggtttaaaatgatAAAGTGTCGTATCTGTTTAAAActaatcaattaattttttttcaaatcccgtatataatattttaaattataatttttttccttttaaataatATCCGAATTTATTATCTCATATTATATTCTAATCACATTAACATTTACCTAAATTTATACTATAAATTGCGTAAAGCAAAGCACATGAAAAGCTTTTAGTTAAATATATTCAAAAGACATTGACCCTCGATAGATTTGAGCTTTACATAAATGAccaatgattaatataaaaaataaattattacaatctcaaaatattatataaatatatgctgttaatgaagggaaaaaaatggtgaaaaaaaGAAGCACCTCAACTCAATAGGGGTGGCAATGAAGTTAGCAAGCATGACTGTTGGAGAATGGGCCAATGATCCCAACACCGCTATTGCCATCCCACACATCACCACTGTCACCCCTGCAATTCCCATTcccccatttttcattttttttcttaatttcttcaaatatataaaataaaataaattaccaCAAATTGGAAATACTCCTATAGTAAGTCCCAAAGCTGCAGAAAAGGCCAATTGCTTGGGTTGTGCTCCTCTGCAATTTCATTTTTATACATtcatgtataaaaatttattattttttacttatcataataaaaataaaataaaataaaataaaaaacatatatattttagattacTTGCGGAGGATTTGGATCATAGGATCCACAATCTTTTCATTCAACCACCCCTTCACTGACATTGCTATTCCaacttcaattcaattcaatccctcaacaaaattatgagaaatttctcagattttttttcaatttttttctcttacctttaattttaaataataaatttatgtaaGAGGAGAAAGAAAACTATAAATAGTATCATCGATTACTCCGGATCATtttttaaatcaataattaataaataataataattctattttagtTCTAAATATTAAACAAGCCTTAGAATTTGAGGAGGTAATTTAAGTCTACAAATAAATTGAGATAATAATTAAATGTATTATGATTGAAATTATTTAGGGTTGAGCAAATTATGCAAAATAAATAGCTTCGTGTAACAGCTGTGCTGTGTATATGTAATATATCAAATACGTAATGGCTGGTTTTGGaagataaatttgaatttttcgaTTCTAAATTCATTTGTtgtataatttgtaaaaataaaaatgtatacatTAAGAAAATTTGTTGggaccgaaattaaattgtaatttttataatagaaaaaaatgtaatttcattcattttaatagactgtatttttataaattttaaagaattaaattaaatttttgtatttggagggcaaagtataattttaccttactaatttaaaattttaaaaaatttaaaggggcCATAtgaaaagaatttcattttaggGGGTCGGGAACCTACCAACCCTcctaatttttccatttattaggaataaattaatctttttactcttataataCATGGtatcaattaaattacttttaattattttatttaatatttcctCATTGTTATACGATAAATAGATAAGTCAATTTCAGCTTGTATTATCATCTAGCGCATCACCGCTCTTGAGCAAACGAATTTCATGCACTATTATTGAATATGATTAAACATATactaataactttatttaaatatgattaaatgtaattaaattttgagtttagaGTTTATAGTTTATAgtttaagatttaatatttaagattttacatcaaatttcaagttttttttttttggttaaagcTTAGCTGAACTTGTAAAAAATGCTAATagatttatttaaacataaaccATAAGTAAAAAACTTGAAACCTAAAAGTtgatataaatactaaatcttaaatttgaaattagaaatcaaataaaaatataataattatagttTTAAGTTTAAAACTTGAAATCCCAAAAATTGATAAAGAACTTAAATCTTAAGTCGTAAACTTTAAActcaaaatctaataaaaatatatttataaatttttcaatattttttgttttactgatgataaaatcaaatttattattcattGATAGTGTATTAAATATTcactcataatttaattttaaataatattataaataaatcccaaaatttatttaaaacaataactaaaATTTATCTTGTGCTTAAATAATACGAGTCTCATCTTTTAATTCTTATAGCTACTGGTTTGTATGCCAAAAAAATAAACAGCAGCCCAACTATTTCAATACGTGAAAGGGTAATTATTTTCAATCCTTGGTCTCAAATTGTAATTCCATCTCCAATTgctttttgcatgcaaagcaattGGATGGTTGACCGTTGACCTCCCGCGTGTTCCCCCTAATTCCCTCCCGTTCCCATAAATTCCCGGTTCCGTTTCTACCACTACTGACTTTCCAGCTCATACCTGCAAATATGAATGGAAAATCTCGTAGATATGTCAAAAGTAAGAGGCTAATGTAGTCATTTCGGTCATTCCATCAAAATAATAGAAGA contains:
- the LOC107928250 gene encoding single-stranded DNA-binding protein WHY2, mitochondrial, giving the protein MLKQCRSLLSRSLQSAKWGDGFESRAAYSTSLQDFAATGNANGRVFAPYTIYKGKASLSISPVLPTFVKMDSDIGGLKVNRRGSMMLTFCPAIGERKYDWEQRQKFALSPTEVGSLISMGAHDASEFFHDPSMKSSNAGQVSKKLCIKALDGGNGYLISLTVTNNILKSNERFNIPVTTAEFAVLKTACSFALPHIMGWDRLTNQSPKGIKGSPSKVNSKQHFDLEWDR
- the LOC107928251 gene encoding uncharacterized protein isoform X2, whose translation is MSVKGWLNEKIVDPMIQILRKGAQPKQLAFSAALGLTIGVFPICGVTVVMCGMAIAVLGSLAHSPTVMLANFIATPIELSLMVPFLRFGELLTGGEPFELTSDALNKVLTGQASTELLFSIARALLGWLVAAPIVLGTLYFIFLPMFKFLVPKFSGAPEKKEHDS
- the LOC107928251 gene encoding uncharacterized protein isoform X1, which encodes MSVKGWLNEKIVDPMIQILRKGAQPKQLAFSAALGLTIGVFPICGNLFYFIYLKKLRKKMKNGGMGIAGVTVVMCGMAIAVLGSLAHSPTVMLANFIATPIELSLMVPFLRFGELLTGGEPFELTSDALNKVLTGQASTELLFSIARALLGWLVAAPIVLGTLYFIFLPMFKFLVPKFSGAPEKKEHDS